AGTTGTTCATGGCTCGAAATCCGTTTGACATATCGTTTGGGCAACCTTCCGGGAAGCGTGAAGCCTACCGGGCCAGCATTCCCGGTCTGCACGTCAAGGTGGCCGGGCGTCCGGCGGTCTATTCCGCCAGGGACATCAGCCCCAGCGGCGTGGGATTGTCCGGGGCAACGGCCATGCGCGAGGGGGAACGCTTCGAGATCGGCCTGTACTTCAAGGGTGGACAGGTGGCCTTGGGCATCCGGGCCAGGGTGGTCCGGGTCGCGGCCTCTTTTACCGGGCTGGTCTTTGAGGAGATGGACCGCCGGAGTCAGGACGCCGTTCACGGGTTGGTGCTCAAGGAGCAGAAGCGCCAGGCCGAAGAACGGAAACGGGATCGCTTGAAGAAGTCCTAGCAGCGGTTCATGCGCTTGAGGGCGTCGTCCAGGTGTTTGAGCCAGATATTCACCAGCCGGTCGTATTCACCGGCCCCTTTCATCACGGCTTCGCACTCGATTCCGGCCATTTTCAGCCGGGTTTTCCAACTGGTCTCACTGTCGCCCACCATGTCGCGTGCCGCGTGCCAGCCCGCTCCGAACAGGAAAGGCAGCAGGCGGGCCTTCTTGACCCCGTCCTTCTGGAACCGTTCGATAATGGCGTCGATGCCCGGTTCGGCCTCCATGGCTCCCATGTGTACTGACGGGTCACGCCGTTGAAAGGCATGGTGCAGGGCTTCGTAGTAGACGTTGCCGTCGTGTTTGGTGCCGTGGCCCATGAAGAGCACGGCGTCATTTGCGCCCTTGCCTTCTTCCGCTATGGACAAAATAGTGTCGGCCACCGCCTCCACGCCTGTTTCTCCGGCCACCAGAGGGAACCCGACCTCCACCCGGTTGAAGCCGCCATCCTTGAGCATGTGCGCATTGGCCAGGCTGAGCAGTTCGTGAAATTCCGTGCCGGGGATGAGGTGCAGGGACTGGATTACGACGTGGGTGACACCCTCGGAGAGGAGATTGTCCAGGGCCGTCGGGACGGAATCCACTGCTTCGCCCGCGTCCTTCATATGGCCGCGGATGGTCTTGGAGGTGTAGGCCACGCGGATCAGGTGGTCCGGGTACGCTTTCCTGACCCGCTCGGTGATGTGGTCGAGGGAGGCCATGGCGTTTTTATTGCGGGAGCCGAACGCGGCCAGGATAATGGCGGTTTTCATCATGTCTTGTTCTTTTTGACCAGCGCCAGCGAAAAATAGTGCGGCTTTTTGGGTGCGTCCTTGATGTCCATGAGAATGGACTCGTCGTCCATTCCCAGCCGGGAGACCAGCACGGTCTTGTCCGCCAGCCTCAACCGGGTCAGGAGATCCCGGATTTCATCGAAATTCTTGTATGCTTTGAGAATAACTGCGTTGTCGCAGGAGTCAAGCTGTTCCTCCAACCGTGCGATGTCGGCAACTCCCGAGGTGATGAGCAGGGATTCCTTGGATTCGACCAGGACCAGGCCTATCTTGGACGCTGCGGCGTGGAAGGAGGTGATGCCGGGGACGGCCTGAAGGTGCAGGTTCGGATTTACCGAGAGCAAGGTGCGCTGAAGGTAGCCGTATGTGGAATAGGTCAGCGGGTCGCCCAGGGTCAGAAAGGCGGCGTCCATTCCCTTGTCCAGGACTTTGGCAACGATTTCGGCGTTGGCTTTCCAAGCCGTGTCAAGCTCTTGGGCATCCTTTGTCATGGGAAACCCCAATTGGATGACCTGGACGCCCTTTTTCAGATGCGGCCTGGCAATGGCATATGCGGTGGAATAGTCGTTCTTGGTGGAGGCGGCGGCAAAGATCACGTCCACCTCGCCCAGGATGCGGACCGCTTTGAGGGTGAGGAGTTCGGGATCGCCGGGGCCGACTCCTATGCCATAGAGAATGCCTGTTTTTGTCACTGAATGATCTCGTTCTTTTTTTGTCGGTGGCCGACTGTGTCTGTTTTCGAAAAATGCGTCAATACGTGATCACGGATGGAGCAGCTGGTATATGATTTCGATACCTTGCAGCAGGCGCATGGTCGGGCGGGACACCAGGTGCTCGTCCACCAGGAAGACGTTTCCGCTGAGAACCGCCTTGATGCGGGACGATGCCGGGCCGTTCTTGATCTCGGGTATGGAGACCTCGTTCATGGTGCCGTACTGGGCCAGGTAGACATCGATCCGG
This sequence is a window from Pseudodesulfovibrio sp. S3. Protein-coding genes within it:
- the cobI gene encoding precorrin-2 C(20)-methyltransferase, with the translated sequence MTKTGILYGIGVGPGDPELLTLKAVRILGEVDVIFAAASTKNDYSTAYAIARPHLKKGVQVIQLGFPMTKDAQELDTAWKANAEIVAKVLDKGMDAAFLTLGDPLTYSTYGYLQRTLLSVNPNLHLQAVPGITSFHAAASKIGLVLVESKESLLITSGVADIARLEEQLDSCDNAVILKAYKNFDEIRDLLTRLRLADKTVLVSRLGMDDESILMDIKDAPKKPHYFSLALVKKNKT
- a CDS encoding sirohydrochlorin cobaltochelatase, giving the protein MMKTAIILAAFGSRNKNAMASLDHITERVRKAYPDHLIRVAYTSKTIRGHMKDAGEAVDSVPTALDNLLSEGVTHVVIQSLHLIPGTEFHELLSLANAHMLKDGGFNRVEVGFPLVAGETGVEAVADTILSIAEEGKGANDAVLFMGHGTKHDGNVYYEALHHAFQRRDPSVHMGAMEAEPGIDAIIERFQKDGVKKARLLPFLFGAGWHAARDMVGDSETSWKTRLKMAGIECEAVMKGAGEYDRLVNIWLKHLDDALKRMNRC
- a CDS encoding PilZ domain-containing protein; translation: MARNPFDISFGQPSGKREAYRASIPGLHVKVAGRPAVYSARDISPSGVGLSGATAMREGERFEIGLYFKGGQVALGIRARVVRVAASFTGLVFEEMDRRSQDAVHGLVLKEQKRQAEERKRDRLKKS